Within Novosphingobium resinovorum, the genomic segment CTCAAGAGGTCACGCGCGGCGTCTTTGCGTTGAGGGAGCAGTCGATCCCCAACTTCGTCATCGCGAGCGCAGCAACGCAATCCAGGGCAACATTCACCGCTCCGGATTGCTTCGCCGCGCTCGCGATGACGACTTTCGAATGCACAAACCGCCCTGCCCTATGACATGTCGGAGTGGCTGCCAGTCCCCGACGAAACCTACAGTGCCGACGCAAAGAACATGCGGCGGCGGCGTTGCGCTGGTCCTGCCGCAGCCGATGGCCTGCTGGGAGACGGACTGAATGACACAAGACGTGAACTGGGATCTCGAGGCGGACGTGGTCGTACTGGGATCGGGCGGCGCGGCCATGACCGCAGCGATCGCCGCGCATGATTTCGGCGCGAAGGACGTGGTGATCCTCGAGAAGACCGGCATGGTCGGCGGCACCACCGCGATGTCGGGCGGCATGCTGTGGATTCCGGGCAACCACCACCAGATCGAGGCAGGTATCTCCGAGGACGACGAGGACGTCGTCGCCTATCTCGACTCGCTGGCGCCCGGGGCGCTCGATCCCGATACGCTCATGGCCTTCATGGAAACCGGGCCGGAGATGATCCGCTATCTGGCGGACAACACGCCCGTGCGTTTCCACGCCTACGCCGATTTCCCCGATTACCAGCCCTATATGCCCGGCGCCAAGCCCGACGGCGGCCGCTCGCTCGACAACGATGCCTTCTCGTTCGAGCGGCTCGGCAAGTGGTCCACTCGCGTGAACCCGACCAAGATGGCTTACCCGGTGCGCGGCAGCCTGATGGAAGCGATCAACGGCACGCTTGACGAAGCGACGCTCGCCGAGCGCGAGGCAGGCGATTATCGCGGTCTGGGTCAGGCACTGGCGGGATCGCTGTTCCTCGCGGTGATCGATCGCGGCATTCCCGTCGAGTTCGAAAAGCGCGCGCGCAAGCTCGTCAAGGACGGTGATCGCGTGATCGGCGTCGTCGCCGAGGACGCCAATGGCCGCGACTACCGCGTGCGCGCCCGGCGCGGCGTCGTCATCGCCACCGGCGGTTTCGAGTGGAACGAGACGCTGGTAAAGACCTTCCTGCGCGGCCCCCTCACCGGCCCGGTCAGCGTGCCCGAGAACGAGGGCGACGGGTTGCTCATGGCGATCGAGGCGGGCGCCCAGCTCGGCAACATGCAGCACGCCTTCTGGCAGCAGAGCGTACTGGAATTCCAGCCCCAGCACCGCGCCGCCAAGCCCAATTATCTGCTCGGTTCGGACGAACGCGCGCGCCCCGGCGCGATCCTCGTCAACCGTGCGGGCAAGCGCTTCGTGAACGAGGCGGCCAACTACAACGCCATGGGCAAGGCGCTCCACGCCTTCGATGCAGGTACGCACGCCTACGCCAACCTGCCGTACTGGCTGATCGTCGACCAGCGCTATCGCAGCAAGTACCAGACCTTCAACACGCCCCCGGGCGGCCCCGTGCCCTCGTTCATGATGCAGGCCGACACGCTGGAGGAACTCGCCGAAAAGGCCGGGATCGATCCGCAGGGGCTCGCGGCGACGGTGACGCGCTTCAACGATCTGGTCCGCAAGGGCCACGACGACGACTTCAACCGCGGCGACAACACCTACGACAACTTCTACATGTGGGGCGATGCGGAGTTCGAACCGCCTTACCGCACGCTCGGCGTGATCGATCAGGGACCATTTTTCGCGGTGAAGATGGAAGCCGGGGCGCTCGGCACCGCCGGTGGTCCGAAGACCAACGCCGATGCGCAGGTCCTCGACTGGAGCGGCAATCCGATACAGGGCCTCTACGCAGCGGGCAACGTCATGTCGGCGGTGCTGGGCGAGGCCTACGGAGGCGCAGGCGGCACGCTCGGTCCGGGCATGACCTTCGGCTACATCGCCGGAAAGCACCTCGGCACGCATCTGCCGAACTACTGACCGCAGCTTTCCTACAGGGACTTTCCTACAGGGGCATGGGCGGAGTATTTTTCCGTCCATGCCCTTCTGCGTTCTCACTCTTTTGTTTTTCGGTCCGAAGGACCGTTTTCCGGCTGGCGGCTTTCGTCACAAGGTGACAGGCCCGGCCTGCAAGGTGACACCCCGGGATCGTAAAGTGACACCTAAGGTGACACATCGAAGCCCTAAGGTGACACACAAGGTTACACATCTCGGCGCAAGAATGGCGGATTTGCGTGAAACGGGGCCACACCGGCGGTGGAAGGTGACACCTTTTCTCCCTGGACCGTGTAAACCGTGTAAACCTCGACGCCCGCGACTTTCGCAACTGCCCTTGCGCGCCATGCGCCCGCAAGGCCCGCTGCAGCGCCGATATTGGTGCATTTCCGGATATCCCACCCCTCACCTCACCATAGTCACCTCTTGCCCTACGCGGACGAATCGCTAGAGGGGGACCACAAAGCGGTTCATGCCGCACTGCAAGATCACGGGGATTCTACCATGGCGACCTTCACCCTCCCGGCGAACAGCAAGATCAGCAAGCGCGGCAACGTGCACAAGGCTGAGGGCGCCACCAAGGTCAAGAAGTTCACCGTCTACCGCTACGACCCGGACTCGGGCGAGAACCCGCGCTACGATCAGTTCGAGATCGACCTCGATGCGTGCGGCCCGATGGTCCTCGACGCGATCATCAAGATCAAGAACGAGATCGACCCCTCGCTGACGTTCCGCCGTTCGTGCCGCGAAGGCATCTGCGGTTCGTGCGCGATGAACATGAACGGCAAGAACGGCCTCGCCTGCACCACCGCGATCGAAGACCTGAAGGGTGACATCCGCATCACCCCGCTGCCGCACATGGACGTGATCAAGGACCTGGTTCCCGATTTCACGCACTTCTACGCGCAGTACGCCTCGATCCGTCCCTGGCTGCAGACCGTCTCGACCACCCCGTCGGGCAAGGAGCGCCTGCAGAGCCCCGAACAGCGCGAGAAGCTGGACGGCCTCTACGAGTGCATCCTGTGCGCGTGCTGCTCGACCTCGTGCCCGAGCTACTGGTGGAACTCCGACAAGTTCCTCGGCCCGGCGATCCTGCTGCAGGCCTACCGCTGGCTGGCCGACAGCCGCGACGAGATGACCGGCGAGCGCCTTGACGAGCTGGAAGATCCCTTCCGCCTCTACCGCTGCCACACCATCATGAACTGCGCGAACGTGTGCCCCAAGGGCCTCTCGCCCGCGCGCGCCATCGCCGAAATCAAGAAGATGCAGGCCGAGCGGCAGGTCTGAGCCTTCGGGCTTTAGACCGGTAACTTCCCGTGGCGCAGGACGGTGTATTCATCCATGAGCCCGACCCGGAATTTCCGGGGTGGTCCACGTGGAAGCTGAACGAGGGCTCGCGGTTCAATTCGCAGGGCCTTGGTCGCATGATCGTCCGCCGCGAGGGTGAGCGCGGCGCTCGCCTTCGTCTCGTCGAAGCGGGCCTGCAGCACAGTAACGTCCTCGACGCCGTCCATGGCGGCGTCACCCTCGCCCTGATCGATGTGGGCATGTTCGCGACAATGTTCGTCGTACTCGGCGAGGATGCCGTCGGTGCGGTCACGCTCGAACTCAGCAACCAGTTCATCGGTGCCGGCCGCATCGGCGAGCCGCTCGACATCGTGGCCGAGATCATGAAGGAAACCCGCCGTCTCGTCTTCGTGCGCGGCACGGTCGAGCAGGGCGACCATCTCGTCGCCAGCTTCATGGGCACCCTCCGCAAGCCGAGTGCGTCCAAATGAGCGCGATGCTCGAACGCTACGAGGCGCTTGTCGCGACCGGCGAACTGCGCTCCGATCCGGAACAGGCAGCGGCCGCCGAGCGACTGAACCGCCTCCAGCGCGAATTCTACAAGTCGTCGTCCTCGACCGGCCTGTTCGGCAAACTGCTGGGCAAGAAGGCTGCAGCGCCGCGCGGCGTCTACATGTGGGGCGGTGTCGGGCGCGGCAAGTCGATGCTGATGGACCTGTTCGTCCAGACGCTCGACATTCCCGGCAAGCGCCGCGTGCACTTCCACGCCTTCATGCTGGAAGTCCACGCGCTCCTGCGCGACGAGCGCAAGAAGGAAACCGGCGACCCGATCCCACCGGTCGCCGCAGCTATTGCCCGCAACGTCCGCTGCCTCGCCTTCGACGAGATGGTCGTCAACAACTCGGCCGACGCGATGATCATGAGCCGGTTGTTCACGCACCTGATCACGAACGAGGGGGTCACCATCGTGACCACCTCCAACCGCGCTCCTTCCGAACTCTACAAGGATGGGTTGAACCGCGAGCATTTCCTGCCGTTCATCGGACTGATCGAACAGGAGCTCGACGTGCTCACGCTCAACGGTCCGACCGACTATCGCATGCAGCGCCTCGGCGGCATGGCGACCTGGCACCACCCGCTGGGCGAACCGGCCACCGAAGCCGCGCGCGAAGCGTTCTACCGCCTCACTGATTATCCGCCGGAAGATAGCGAACATGTGCCCTCCACTGACATCGACGTCGGCGGCGGAAGAATGCTTCACGTGCCCAAGAGCCTCAAGGGCGTGGGAGTCTTCAGCTTCAAACGCCTTTGCGGCGAGGCCCGCGGCGCGGCCGACTATCTCGCCATCGCGCGTGCCTATCACACGGTGATCCTCGTCGGCATTCCGAAGATGGGTCCGGACCGTCGCAACGAGGCAGCGCGCTTCGTGACGCTTATCGACGCTCTCTACGAGAACAAGGTGAAGCTGATCGCGGCTGCCGACGCTACTCCAGAAGAGCTGTACGAATCCGGGACCGGTCGCTTCGAATTCGACCGCACGATCAGCCGTCTCAATGAAATGCAGAGTGCCGATTATCTCGCGCTGGGCCACGGCGAAGGCTAACCTCGTTAACGAGTCCCGAATCGGGAAGCGATTTACAGTGCCCCTGCCCGGAGCCGCTATCGTCAATTTAAGACGAGAGCTTTTCAGAACCGATG encodes:
- the zapE gene encoding cell division protein ZapE encodes the protein MSAMLERYEALVATGELRSDPEQAAAAERLNRLQREFYKSSSSTGLFGKLLGKKAAAPRGVYMWGGVGRGKSMLMDLFVQTLDIPGKRRVHFHAFMLEVHALLRDERKKETGDPIPPVAAAIARNVRCLAFDEMVVNNSADAMIMSRLFTHLITNEGVTIVTTSNRAPSELYKDGLNREHFLPFIGLIEQELDVLTLNGPTDYRMQRLGGMATWHHPLGEPATEAAREAFYRLTDYPPEDSEHVPSTDIDVGGGRMLHVPKSLKGVGVFSFKRLCGEARGAADYLAIARAYHTVILVGIPKMGPDRRNEAARFVTLIDALYENKVKLIAAADATPEELYESGTGRFEFDRTISRLNEMQSADYLALGHGEG
- a CDS encoding succinate dehydrogenase iron-sulfur subunit; the encoded protein is MATFTLPANSKISKRGNVHKAEGATKVKKFTVYRYDPDSGENPRYDQFEIDLDACGPMVLDAIIKIKNEIDPSLTFRRSCREGICGSCAMNMNGKNGLACTTAIEDLKGDIRITPLPHMDVIKDLVPDFTHFYAQYASIRPWLQTVSTTPSGKERLQSPEQREKLDGLYECILCACCSTSCPSYWWNSDKFLGPAILLQAYRWLADSRDEMTGERLDELEDPFRLYRCHTIMNCANVCPKGLSPARAIAEIKKMQAERQV
- a CDS encoding FAD-binding protein, producing MTQDVNWDLEADVVVLGSGGAAMTAAIAAHDFGAKDVVILEKTGMVGGTTAMSGGMLWIPGNHHQIEAGISEDDEDVVAYLDSLAPGALDPDTLMAFMETGPEMIRYLADNTPVRFHAYADFPDYQPYMPGAKPDGGRSLDNDAFSFERLGKWSTRVNPTKMAYPVRGSLMEAINGTLDEATLAEREAGDYRGLGQALAGSLFLAVIDRGIPVEFEKRARKLVKDGDRVIGVVAEDANGRDYRVRARRGVVIATGGFEWNETLVKTFLRGPLTGPVSVPENEGDGLLMAIEAGAQLGNMQHAFWQQSVLEFQPQHRAAKPNYLLGSDERARPGAILVNRAGKRFVNEAANYNAMGKALHAFDAGTHAYANLPYWLIVDQRYRSKYQTFNTPPGGPVPSFMMQADTLEELAEKAGIDPQGLAATVTRFNDLVRKGHDDDFNRGDNTYDNFYMWGDAEFEPPYRTLGVIDQGPFFAVKMEAGALGTAGGPKTNADAQVLDWSGNPIQGLYAAGNVMSAVLGEAYGGAGGTLGPGMTFGYIAGKHLGTHLPNY
- a CDS encoding PaaI family thioesterase, with the protein product MAQDGVFIHEPDPEFPGWSTWKLNEGSRFNSQGLGRMIVRREGERGARLRLVEAGLQHSNVLDAVHGGVTLALIDVGMFATMFVVLGEDAVGAVTLELSNQFIGAGRIGEPLDIVAEIMKETRRLVFVRGTVEQGDHLVASFMGTLRKPSASK